In one window of Arachis ipaensis cultivar K30076 chromosome B06, Araip1.1, whole genome shotgun sequence DNA:
- the LOC107645950 gene encoding uncharacterized protein LOC107645950 isoform X3, translating into MENKRMWSDEETLAFVGFMEEFVVDGQRADCGQFKPGTFEKLALKMLEAFPSCTLTAKHCKNKHKRLKEKYQYAADMLACSGFGWNNEKQCVEVDSKDVLDAWLKAHPTKFYSPGKLFPLFHRLEGIFGRDRATGVAAVSGFDAEEQVNEETDDTAAGFDQSEMSPPPDQDGVAAMQGQASHYEVGASAGSTRQCGRKRKQVDVLERMANQIQQSSADQRKNAQLIADAIVGVNEKWKVGEKLTQLGFGDDDVVRAILKFAESPNVYAHFWGLSDSQMIGLVRSII; encoded by the exons GGAGGAGTTTGTCGTTGACGGTCAGCGGGCTGATTGTGGGCAGTTTAAACCGGGAACATTCGAGAAGCTGGCTTTGAAGATGTTGGAGGCTTTCCCCAGTTGTACACTGACCGCGAAGCATTGCAAGAATAAGCACAAGCGGCTGAAGGAGAAGTACCAGTACGCCGCTGATATGCTTGCTTGTAGCGGATTTGGCTGGAACAACGAGAAACAATGTGTTGAGGTTGACAGCAAAGACGTCCTTGATGCTTGGTTGAAG GCACATCCGACCAAGTTCTACAGTCCTGGCAAGCTATTTCCTTTATTTCACCGGCTGGAAGGTATCTTTGGCAGGGATAGAGCCACAGGAGTGGCGGCCGTTAGTGGCTTCGATGCGGAGGAACAGGTTAACGAAGAGACAGACGACACCGCTGCTGGATTTGATCAGTCCGAGATGTCTCCACCTCCAGACCAAGACGGAGTTGCAGCAATGCAAGGACAAGCATCACATTATGAGGTCGGTGCGAGCGCGGGAAGCACTAGGCAATGCGGGAGGAAGAGGAAACAGGTTGACGTACTCGAGAGGATGGCCAATCAGATTCAGCAATCATCGGCTGACCAACGAAAGAATGCCCAACTGATAGCTGATGCCATTGTTGGTGTGAACGAGAAGTGGAAGGTTGGCGAGAAGCTCACACAGCTTGGATTCGGTGATGACGATGTGGTCAGGGCGATACTGAAGTTTGCCGAAAGTCCTAATGTGTATGCACACTTCTGGGGCTTATCAGATTCACAAATGATTGGGCTCGTGCGTTCCATTATATGA